One window of Solwaraspora sp. WMMA2056 genomic DNA carries:
- a CDS encoding response regulator transcription factor, with translation MTPEPITVVLVDDHALMREGLREILESQPGLVVVGEAGNSADAIALVAQQRPRVVLLDVEIPGGDVTDTVIALRELVPETEIIILSMYDGPRLLQRLLSLGIRGYLLKSVSRRELVSAIHNACIQDNHVTLAVSRSSLAQLPTSTAMLSPREIDVLSLTAQALSNAQIAARLYLTEATVKRHLSNIFAKLGAVSRIDAVNKAIAAALLPPYDGTQRPAVQ, from the coding sequence GTGACTCCAGAGCCGATCACGGTGGTCCTGGTGGACGATCACGCGCTGATGAGGGAAGGGCTCCGCGAGATCCTGGAGAGCCAGCCGGGGCTGGTGGTGGTCGGTGAGGCCGGCAACAGCGCCGACGCGATCGCCCTGGTGGCCCAGCAACGGCCCCGGGTGGTCCTGCTCGACGTGGAGATCCCCGGTGGCGACGTCACCGACACGGTGATCGCGTTGCGTGAACTCGTCCCGGAAACCGAGATCATCATCCTGAGCATGTACGACGGACCCCGGTTGCTGCAGCGGCTGCTCTCCCTCGGCATCCGGGGCTACCTGCTCAAGAGCGTCAGTCGTCGGGAGCTCGTCTCCGCGATCCACAACGCCTGCATCCAGGACAACCACGTCACCCTCGCGGTGTCCCGCAGCAGCCTGGCCCAGCTGCCGACATCGACCGCGATGCTCTCCCCCCGGGAGATCGACGTGCTGTCGCTGACCGCGCAGGCACTCAGCAACGCCCAGATCGCCGCCCGGTTGTATCTGACGGAGGCGACCGTCAAACGCCACCTGAGCAACATCTTCGCCAAACTGGGTGCCGTGTCGCGCATCGACGCGGTCAACAAGGCGATCGCCGCCGCGCTGCTGCCACCGTACGACGGGACACAGCGGCCCGCCGTGCAGTAG
- a CDS encoding PIG-L family deacetylase: MAHPSVLAVFAHPDDAELGCFGTLAGLGAAGFDVHILALTDGSASSSPAAAARPDEAKQSAGVIGANLVIENLVDGALAADRQTYSCVADHLHRVRPALVITHLVGAGDHQDHETAGRAATTMAGRSPFVRTILQAEPPLMNNLFTPDVYVDVTARMPDKLAAVAKYQSERDKPYVAEQAIRDRATWWARQAATHDLTEVRYCEAFRLVKAALDVTGLGAACGGGPQSAPAGHR; this comes from the coding sequence GTGGCCCATCCGTCGGTACTGGCTGTCTTCGCCCACCCCGACGACGCCGAACTCGGCTGCTTCGGCACCCTCGCCGGGCTCGGCGCCGCCGGCTTCGACGTCCACATCCTCGCGCTCACCGACGGCTCGGCGAGTTCCTCACCGGCCGCGGCGGCCCGCCCCGACGAGGCGAAGCAGTCCGCCGGGGTGATCGGGGCCAACCTCGTCATCGAGAATCTCGTCGACGGCGCGCTCGCCGCCGACCGGCAGACGTACTCCTGCGTCGCCGACCACCTGCACCGGGTCCGCCCGGCGCTGGTGATCACCCACCTGGTGGGCGCCGGTGACCACCAGGACCACGAGACCGCCGGTCGGGCGGCGACCACGATGGCCGGCCGCAGTCCGTTCGTCCGCACCATTCTGCAGGCCGAACCACCCTTGATGAACAACCTGTTCACTCCGGACGTCTACGTCGACGTCACCGCCCGGATGCCGGACAAGCTCGCGGCGGTGGCCAAGTACCAGTCCGAACGCGACAAGCCGTACGTCGCCGAGCAGGCGATCCGGGACCGGGCGACGTGGTGGGCCCGCCAGGCCGCCACCCACGACCTCACCGAGGTCCGCTACTGCGAGGCGTTCCGGCTGGTCAAGGCCGCCCTCGACGTCACCGGTCTCGGCGCGGCGTGCGGCGGCGGACCGCAGTCGGCACCGGCGGGTCACCGGTGA